The window GGTCATTTCGGTCGCGGAAACGGTCTCCGAGAGGCGGACGACCTCTTCGGTCTCGCCGACGAGCTTCGTCAGGGCAAGACGGTAGGTATAGGTCGCGGCATTGGGAACGGCGGCCCATGAGAAGGTCACGGGAGTGTTGTCGCCCTTGGTCACCTCGGCGGGTGAGGCCGTAACCGCGGGAGCGGCGAGCGGCGTGGCGTTCTGCCCCGGAGCCTCGGTGCCCTCGTACCAGCCGATGCTGTAAATGTGGTTGATGGTAGCGTCGGTCCAGATCGAAACCACCGCCGAAGCCGGGATGCCCGGGCAGGGAATGTAGACCTTGCCGCGGTTGGCCGCTGTCGGAGCCTCGAAAGGCCCGAAAGCCTTGCCCAGCGCATCAACATAGGCGTAGAAGTTCCGGCCGGTCCCGTTGGCATAGCAGTCAATGGCGATCACGCCCTCGCCCACCACCGAGAACTGCACGGCACGCTGCGTGGGGGCTTCGCCCTCCTTGACGGTCGATTTACCGCGCAGGTCGAGGTAGTTGCAGCCGTAGTCGGCATCGGCCTGAACCTGAACGTTTTTGCCCGAGGCGGCCAGGATCGTGAGGCCGTCGATGGTCTGGTTCGAATCCCAGTTGGCGATCGGCCATTTCGACGCATCGGTGAAATCCCAGAAAGTGGATTGTCCCAGCGTCGTGACGACCAGATTGCCCGACTCGACACCGTCGATGTAAACCGAAATCGAATATTCGGTACGCTCTTTCAGCCTCTCGAAGGTGTAGGTGTGCGCGGCGATCTGCTCCCGGGTCAGCGTGATGTTGCGTTCATCGTCGCCGCCTTTCAGCACGAGGCCCGTGACCTGTCGGTCGGCGCCCCACGAAAGGGTGATCGTCGAAGCGCTCTTGTCGATCACATCGACGTCGATCTTGTCCGATGCGACGAACGTGACGATTCCGCGCACGGCATCGTCGCGCAGCAGCTCGACGGTGTAGGCCGTACCGGTCGTGAGGCCGGTGAGCTCGCATTCGCCGGCGGCGATCTGCTCGGCCGACAACGAGACAGTGCCCACGCCCGGCGTCACGTTCAGAGCGGTGACGTTCGATCCGGCGACCCAGCGCAGGAGAGCGGTAGTGGCCGTAATATCGTCGTCGGAGACCTTGCCGTCGTTCAGGAAAAGATTCTCGACGCCCGTGGCGAAGGTGCACACCGCGGGTTTCGAATCGGCGACGCCCGCGCGCTGCGAAACGGCGACCAGTTCGGCCTTCCACGCACGGTTGCCGGGAAGCTCCCTGAAAGCGTAATCCATCGTCCGGACCGTCGCGCCGTCGCCGTCGAGCGGGGCGATGAGGTCCACCTCGTCGTAAACGCCGCCGTCGCCGTCGGTGTAGGAGAGCGTCAGCGTGTAGTCGGAGACTCCGGTCATGACCGTCCACGAAAAGGCGACGTTCACGTTGTTGGTCAGCGTATAGGTGAAATTCAGCGGGGAGAATTCGCGGTCGTAGGCGATATCCTCGATGATCCCGTCGGGGTCCGAACAGCCGTGAAGCGACGCCGCGCCGGCGAAAAGCATCACGAACAGCAGGATTTTATTGATAGTCGTTTTCATACGTTGCTTGTTTTTCCTTTTTTCAGATCGCTATCGCACCGGATAACCGTAGTCGTTGGCCAGCAGGCTGTTGGTGGTGATCGACTGCTTGAAGATCGGCCAGAACATGTGCACGTCGGGATCGTACTGGTAGATCATGTCGATACGCCCCGTGGAGGTCGTGCCGCTCTTGATATACTCCTCTTCGAGCGTGCCGTCGGTCTTCTTCGACGTGTAGAGCGTCCAGCCCTCGCCGTCGGGTTCGCCCGCCTCGCCGAAGTCGAGGCCGTGGAGCTGGATCGTCTCGCCGTCGGCGTCGTATTTGTAGTAGACCTTCGTGCCGACAAGGCTGAAATCGTAGGTCTTGTCCGTCAGCTCCGACGTGTAGGTCGTGTGGTCGAGCATGGCCTTCATCTTGCCCTTCACGTCGTCGAGCGACTCTTTCAGCAGTCCCCAGCGGATCAGGTCCTGCTTGCGGATCTGCTCGCAGCTGAATTCGAGCATGCGCTCCCTGTATATAGCCTTGAACATGGCGTCCTTCGACCCGATGTCCTTAAGGTATTCATCTACCGCATCGTTGGACTTGAAGGCGCGGAAGCGGACCTTGCGCAGCTGCTCTTTGGCATAGGGCAGGTCGTTGAGCTCGTTGGCGGCCTCGGCGGCCATCAGCAGCACGTCGGCATAACGCATCAGAATCGGCTTGATGCCGCAGTCGTTGCCCGAAATCACGTCGTTCATCCACTCGTAGCGGTACTTGCCGCAATACCATTTCTGCACGTTCTCCAACTCCTGCTTGCCGCCGTTCCAGCGATAGGGAATGCAGGTGACATCGCGGCGGCGGTCGGCCTTGTCATACTCGTAGAAGAGCGTGGGAACCGGCCCGATGGTGCCGCCGGCGCCGGCCTTGCCGCAGTACTTGTCGGCCGTGGCGTGCCGGATGGCGTAGTTGTTCATCCACTGGCCGCGGTTGTCGGCGAAGGGAATCACGAAGAGGGTTTCGCCCCCGGCCGATACCTGGCGCTTCATCATGTCGCGCCAGATCTCCTCGAACGAGCCTTCCAGCTTCACGCAGACGTTCTCCTTGGCGATCACCGCCTTGCAGGCATCGAGAGCCTTGGTGTAGAGGATGTTGTCGCCCCACTCCTGCCCTGCTTCGACCAGCTTGCTGCGACGGTTCGAGCCGATGTCGCCCGTCCCGATCCGCCCCTCGTCGGGACGCTGCGCATAGCCGGCGGCCGAAAGGCACACACGGGCCAGCAGACCGTAGGCGAAGGCTTTGTTGACGCGGGTCACGGTGCCCGTGCGGACACCCTCGCCGGGCCAGTCAACATAATCGACGGCCTCTTCGAGATCGGCGATGATCTGCTTGTAGATTTCGTCGCGGTCGCTCCGGGGCTTGTTCACGTCGCCCGTCTCGCCGATGGGCTGGAAGCGCATGGGAACGTCGCCCCAAGCCTTGATCAGGTCGAAATAGAAGAATGCGCGCAGCACGAGCGACTCGCCCAGCAGGTAGCGCATCCCGGCGTCGGTCTCGACGCTGCCGTACTTGCGGAGCCCCGCAATGGCGAGGTTGGCGTTCTCGATGGCCGTGTACATCAGCGCGAACTGGCCGCTGCTCTCGTTGAGCTGGCTGCCCGCGTCGTCGTAGGTGGGGTTATAGGTGTAGATCAGCGTCTTGGTGTCGGTGGGTTTGTCGGGCGACGCCGAAACGTACCACTCCGAATCCGTATTGGCGCCGTAGTAGACCAGCCAGCGGTTGCGGTAGGACTTGTCCACACCGAACTGGCGGTAGATGTTCATGACGGCCGCCTCGGCATAGGTCTCGTTCGAGAACATGGTCTCCGAATCGGACGACGACGAGGAACGGGTCTCCAGCAGCTCTTCGCCGCACGAAACGGCCATGAGGCCGGCGCAGGCAAGGATATAGATTGACTTTTTCATCGTTGAGTTGTTTTCTGTCGGTTAGAGGTTAGAAGCTGATGTTCGCACCGAACACCCACGAACGGCTCTTCGGATAGGCCGAGTAATCGACGTTGGGGGTCATGGGCGTCGCGCGGCGCGTATCGACCTCGGGGTCGAAACCGCTGTAAGGCGTCCAGCAGAAGAGGTTGGTGCCGGTGGCGTAGAAACGCACCTTGCTGAGACGGACCTTGCGCGTCCAGCTCGAAGGCAGCGTATAGCCGATCGTCAGCGACGAGAGGCGCAGGAACGAAGCGTCCTCCAACAGCCAGCTGTGCACGACCGTCTGGGGCATGTAGGGCGACCACATGGTCGTCGTGCGGTTGGCGGCGGCCAGCGCCTCGGGATCGGTGATCACGTCGCCCGTCGTCCAGTCGATATTGGTCCAGCGCTTGCCCAGGGCCATCACCTCCGAGAGGTTGCGGATCACGCCCTTGCCGGTGTATTTCTGCGAGGAGGTGAACTCCACGTTGTTGGCGTTGAAGACCTTGTTGCCGTAGGAATAGGTGAAGTTGGCGGCGATGTCGAACCCGTAGACATAGCCCGAGAGCGAGAAACCGCCCGTAAATTTGGGCTGCACGTTGCCGATCCTGCCCTGAATCGGATTGCCGTCGGCGTCGCAGAGCAGCTTGAGCGATCCCGGACGCATGTCGCCGACCACGCCGGCGCAGTTCGAGCCGTCGAGCGTCTTCCATTTGCCCGTCTCGGCGTAGTAGTCCAGATCGAAATCCCCGACCTCGTAGCGTCCCAGCGTCGTGTAGCCGTGGACATCGCCGATGGCGCCGCCCAGCACGGCGTAGTAGTCCGTGACGTTGTTGTTCCAGCCCGACGACTGCGAATAGGTGTCCAGCCCGGCCAGATCCATGATGCGGCTGCGGTTGAAGGCGATGTTGGCATTGAAGTTCAGCCCGTATTTGGCCTTCTCGAGGAGCACGGCCGAAACCGAAACCTCCAGACCGCGGTTGCGGATCGTACCGGCATTGCGGTACTGGAAGCTGTAACCCGAACCGGAGACGGGATAGCGCATGAGAATATCCTCGGTGGTGTTCTGGTAGACCTCAACCGATCCCGAGAGGCGGTTGCGCCAGAAGCCGAAATCGAGGCCCAGGTTATGCGAATAGGTGGTCTCCCACGTCAGGTTGGCATTGGCCATGAAACTCTCGCTGGCACCGTTGCCGTTGGGCGTCCAGTAGGTCGGATCGCCGTAGATGAAGCTGCTGCCCGTGCCGACCTCGTAGAGCTGCGTCAGGCCGCCCATGCCGGTCGGGATGTTGTTGTTGCCCGCGGTACCGAAGCTGTAACGCAGCTTGAGGTTGTCGAGCCACCGGAGGTCTTTCATCCCCCACTCGTCCGAAAGGCGCCACGAAGCGGCCACCGAGGGGAAGTAACCCCATTTCTGACCCTTGGAGAACTTCGACGAACCGTCGCCGCGCATCGTGGCCGAAAGCATGTACTTGCCCTTGAAATCGTAGTTGATGCGTCCGAAATAGGAGAGCAGGATGTCGTCGGCCGCATAGTTCATGTTCGAAGAGCTGGCGTTGGAGCCCGCACCCATGAAGGCCCACGCCTGCTCGGCGGTGTAGAAGTCGGGCAGACCATCGACCCACGTGTTGAACGTCCGCTGCTCGGTGATGATGTACTCCTGGCCCAGCAGCACGTTGAGATGGTGGTTGTCGTTCGAGATCAGCTTCCGGAAGTCGTAGCTCAGCGTATTGGTGTTGCGCACGCGGCGGCGCGTCACGTCGTTGTAGTTCGTGGACGGGGTTCCCGGAACGGTCGAACCCGAACCGCCGACCTTCGAATAGTAGGTGGTGACGCCGTAGAAGGAGTTGGTCTCCTGACGGTACTCCTCCATGCCGGCCTCGACTTTCAGGCTGAGGTCATCGACGATCTCCCACGTGAAACCGCCGTTGGCGGTCCAGTTGGTGCGCTCGCGCTTGCGATCCGAGTCCGAAACGGCGACCGTCGGCATCACGGCGTCCGAGGAGTTCTCCTCCAAATCGTCGCCGCCCTCGATCTGGGCCTTCAGCGGAATGGGCGTGTAGAGCATGGCGTTTTTCAGACGGCCCGTGCTCTGGGTGCCCGAGTCGTTGAGCGAGTTGGCGCCCGCACCGCGCACTTTCATACGCGAATAGCGGATGTTGAAATCGAGCGTGACGCGCTTGTTGGGCTTGAACTGCGTCTTCAGGCCGAGGTTGTCGCGGCTGTAATTCGAACCGACCATGATCGCCTTGTCATAGAGACGCGCATAGGTGGCGTTCCACTTGAACTTGTCGCCGCCGCCCGAAACCGTGAGGTTGTGGTTGAACTGCTCGCCCGTGCGGCCGAAGAGCTGGTCCATCCAGTCGTTGCCCTTCACGTTGTCGTAGAGGTCGATGTCGGAAAACGCCCCGAAATAGGGCTCGTAGTTGTCCGCCACCTTGTTCTGGATGGCGGCCAGTTCGTACTGCCATTTGGCGAACTCCGAGGGATTGAGCGCCTGCACCTGGTTCTTGCGGGCGATGTCCTTGAAACCCCAGTATACATTGTAATTGACGTTGACCTTGCCTTTCTCGCCGCTCTTGGTGGTAATGAGCACGACGCCGTTGGCACCGCGCGAACCGTAGATGGCCGTCGAGAAGGCGTCTTTCAGAATGTCGATCGACTGGATCTCCGACGAGGAAATGTCGCTGATGCTCTCCACCGGGAAGCCATCGACGATGTAGAGCGGCGCTCCGTCGGACGAGAACGTGCCCGCACCGCGGACGCGGATGCGGATCTCAGCGTCGGGATCGCCCTCCGTGGCGGTGATCTGCACGCCGGCCATGCGTCCCGTCATCGCCTCGGCCACCGAGGCCACGGGCATCTGCTGGAGCGTCTCGGCGTTGACCGAAGCGACCGATCCGACCACGTCGCGGCGCTTCACGGTGGCATAGCCCACGACCACCACGTCGTCCAAGGCCGTCGATTCGTCTTCGAGCGTCACGTCGATCTGCGTCTTGCTGCCGATGGCGATGCGCTGCGTCTTCATGCCGATATAGGAGATCACCAGCGTCTTCTTCGAGGCGTCGGGCACATTGAGCGACCACTGGCCATCGACACCCGAGCTCGCTCCCAGAGTCGAACCCTCGACGATCACCGAAGCTCCGACAACCGGTTTGCCCGCCGAATCCTTGACGGTTCCTCCGATTTTCTGGGCCACGGCCGCGGAAGCCAGACCCACTCCCAGCAGGAACGTCAGGGCGAACTTTAGAGTAAAGCTTTTCATATAAAAGGTTTTGGTTAATAATTAGGTTTCGTCTTCCGTAAAAAGGGACATTTCCCTATACAAAAGTAAATTGCCCCGAAGGATTCGATTGGTAATTTTTATCACTTCTCATGGATAATTTGTCAACCCCTGCCGAACGGCCCTCCGAAGTCGCGGAAAAGGGAAAACGGGGCAAAAAATCCTCCCGACAAGGAGGATTTTTTCCGGAAGAAATTTTCAGAACGGCCCTGAATCCCGGCTTTCAGCCGGGCGCAGAACCGGATCGGAAACACATCAACAAACGGTCGCCTCTAAATCCCGGCTCTTAGCCGGGCGCAGAACCGGACCGGAAACGCATCAACGAACGGTCGCCCCTGAATCCCGGCTCTTAGCCGGGCGCAGAACCGGATCGGAAGCACATCAACGAACGGCCGCCTCTAAAACCCGGCTCTTAGCCGGGCGGCGCAGAACCGGATCGGAAACACATCAACGAACGGCCGCCCCTGAATCCCGGCTCTTAGCCGGGAGGGAGTATTCCAGAGATGCCCAGATGAAGGGCCCCACACCCTTGCAGTCGTTGTCAATCACCGGTTCGGAGATGTAATATTCGAACGTCCCGCTGCGCATCCCTTTGCCGCCCAGCCCGGCCACCGAGCAGCAATCGGTCAGCGAGATCGTACCGTCGGGATTCTCCTTCACGAAACGGTCCACGAATTTTTCATACAGCCGTCGCGCCTCGGCGCCCATCTCCGCAGGCAGGTAACCCAGCCGCACGCCTTTGAGCATGGCATAGACGAACATCGCCGAGGCGGTCGATTCGAGGTAGTTGCCTTCGCGGCCCGGCTGGTCGAGCACCTGATACCACATCCCGGTCGCGGGATCGGCATACTCGGGCAGCACCTCGCAGATATGGTTCAGTATGTCGATCATCGGGAGCGTCGTGTCGTTCACCCCGAGGTATTGCAGCGTCTCGACGATGGCCATGACGTACCACCCCATCGCCCGGCCCCAGGCGTGCGCGGACTGGCCCGTGGTCTTGTCGCACCAGAACATCTCGCGCGATACGTCGCAGGCGTGGCGGTAGAGCTTCGTCGCCGGATCAAAGGTATGCGCGGCCGCCGCGACGAACTGGTTCACGATGTCATCGACGGCCTTTTCGTATTCGGCTCCGGAGAGGTTCCTCGCGGCATATTCGGCATAGAACGGCTCGGCCATGTAAAGCCCGTCGAGCCACATCTGATGCGGATAGACCTCCTTGTGCCAGAATCCGCCGTCGTCGTTGCGGGGCTGCTCCCGCAGCTGCGCGAAGAGCGTGTCGAGCGCTGTTTTATAGCGCACGTCGCCCGTGCGGTCGTACAGCGCGAACAGCGCACGCCCCGGACAAACGTGGTCGAGATTGTATTTCGACTTCTTGTAGGTCAGCACGCTCCCGTCGGGCTGCACGATGGAGTCGTAATAGCGCAGCGCATAGTCGAAGAAATCGGGACGGTCGTACGCCTCGCCTGCGTCCATCATGGCCAGCAGTTCGAGTCCCGTGGTGTAGTTCCACTTGATTTTGCCGGCGGGGATACCGTCGAGCGTCATGGGCGAGGGGTTGCGGGCGATCTCGCTCTCGACCATGCGGACGGCGAGCGGCGTGGCGGAATCGTAGAGGTGTCCGCGCGAGGTGCAGGCGGCGGCCAGCACGCACAGGGCAGGTATCAGCAATCGTTTCATGCGGTTTTGGTCTCTTGGTTTTCTTTCAGGTTATGGGTTTTGAGGTATTCGGCGGGCGACATGTGGTACTGCTCGCGGAAACAGCGGCTGAAATAGCCCGGATCGGAGAAACCCACCTTGTAGGCCACCTCCGACACGGAGAACTGCCCCGTGCGCAGCAAAAGTTTCGACTTGGTGATGCGGTACTCCTTGATGAGCTCGACGGGCGATTTTCCGGTGAGGCTCTTGAGCTTGTTGTACATCGTCGTGCGGCCCAGCCCGAGGTGCGAGGCCAGCTGGTCGATCGTGAGCTCCGAATTCTCGACGTTCTCGCCCAGCCATGCCATCACGTTCTTCATAAACTCCTCGTCGCGGTCCGTGACGACGACATCTTCGACGACCAGCTCCGCGATCTTGTTGCGCGCCGACTGCGACGAGAACTTCTCGAAGAGCTTGCGCCGCTGGGTCAGCAGATTGTCGATGCGGGCCAGCAGCAGTTCGATGCTGAACGGCTTGGTGATGTAGCCGTCGGCGCCGAACTCCATAGCCTTCACCCGGTCGTCGGGCGAATGGCGGGCCGTGAGCATCACGATCGGGATGTGGCTCATCGTGAAGTCGTGGCGCACCTTGTCGATCAGTTCGATGCCGTCCATGCGGGGCATCATCAGGTCGGTGACGACGATGTCGGGCATCTCGCTGCGGATCTTTTCGAGCGCCTCGACCCCGTCGTCGGCCTCGACGACATGGTAGGTGTCAATCAGACTGTTGTACATGAAGATGCGCAGTTCGCGGTTGTCCTCCACGAGCAGAATCTTCTGGGCATCCTTCGGCGGCTGCACGTCGTTGCGGCGCTGGCTGTCGGCGGGCGTGAAGTCGCTGACCATATAGTCGTTGCGGCGGTCGCCCGTCCCGGCTCCCGAGAAGTCGATCTGCTCCATGCCGAAATGGGCGTTGCCGAGGCAGAGCTTCACGGTGAAGGCGGAGCCCTCGCCCGGACGGCTCTCGACCGAGATTTCACCGTGGTGCAGGGCCACGATGTCGCGGCACAGCGAAAGCCCGATGCCCGACCCCTTCATGTTGCTGTCCACGGCGCGCGAAGCCTGCGCGAAGCGTTCGAAGATCATCCCCTGCTTGTCTTTCGGGATACCGATGCCCGTGTCGCGGACCGTGAGCAGCACACACTCCTCCTCTTCGCGCAGCGAAAGTATCGCTTCGATCCGTCCGCCGTTGGGCGTGAATTTCAGAGCGTTGGACAACAGATTATAGACCACGCTCTCCATGCGCTCGATATCGACCCACACCAGCACGGAACGGCGCGAGACGGTGAACAGCAGTTCGATCCGGCGCTCGGCGGCCAGTTCGCGGAAATCGTCGATGGCATCCTCGACCAGCGGCACGAGGTCCACGCGCGAGATTTTCAGCTCCATCTTGTCCTTGACGATCTTGCGGAAATCGAGCAGTTGGTTGATGAGCGTCAGCATGCGCTTGGCGTTGCGGTGGGCCAGCGTGAGGCTGCTCTCGCCGCGGGGCGAAAGCTCGTCGTGTTTCCGTGCATCCTCGATGCCGCCCAGAATGAGCGTCAGCGGCGTGCGCAGTTCATGGGAGATGTTGGTGAAGAAGCGCAGCTTCAAGTCGGTCATGTTCTGCTCGACGCTCGCCTCGCGGCGGATGCGGATGACCGAACCGGCGATGCGGAATGCCACGGCGGCGACGGCCAACGCCAGCAGCACGTAGAGCGTCTTGGCCCACCAGGTGAGCCAAGGGGGGGGGAGCACCTCGACCCCGATCGTGATCCCCTCGCCGGCCGCATCGGCATTGCCGACGAAAGCCTTGACGTGGAGCGTGTAACGGCCGATCGGGACGTTGGAATAGGTCGCCCGGTTTGTGTTTCCCGAGATATTCCAGTCCTGGTCGTAGCCCTCCAGCTTGTACATATAGCCCACGATGTGCTGAATGGCGAAATTCAGCGAGGCGAACTCCATGCGGAAATTCGAGAAATTGTAGGGCAGAACGATGCGGTCGGCCTCGGTCACCGACTCCGCAAGCGGCGAGCGGCGTCCCGCGGCGACGGGTTTGTTGCGCACGTCGAGCCCCGTGAAACGCAGCTCGTAGTCGATTTTCGCGGCGCGAACCTCGTCGGGATCGAAGCGGTAGAGGTGGCGGCCGCTGCCGAAGAGCACGTCGCCCTGCGGTGCGGTGAGCGCCGTGGCCTCGCTGAAAACCGCGTTGCGCATGTTGTCGTAGAGGTAGTAGTTCGAGAAAATCCCGCGCCGCGGATCGAAGCGCGACACGGCGTTGTGGGTCGAGACCCACAGGTCGCCCTGCCGGTCCTCGGTCAGGGCCATGCAGATGTTGCCGGCCAGGCCGGCCGTCTTGTCGTAACAGCGGAAGCGGGGCATCCCCTCGCCGTCATAGCCCGAAATCAGGTTCAGCCCGCCGCCGAAGGTCGCCAGCCAAATGCGCCCCTCCGAATCGCGGAGCATCTGGATGATGTCGTTGTTGCCCAGCGACTCCACATCGCCCGGAATCTTCTGCACCAGCCGGAAGCGCATCAGCTTGGCGCTGGCTCCCGGATCGAAGACCAGCAGTCCATCGACCGTGGCGGCGAACATCCGGTCGGGACGGTCGTAAAGCAGCCACCGCACGCGCCCCGCCTCGTCCAGCGGATAGTGCGTCATCAGGTTGCCGGCGTGGACGAAGCAATGCCCGGCAGGGTCTTCCAACAGGTTGATGCCTCCGCCGTAGGTCGCCACCCAGATACGGCCCGCGCCGTCCTCCTCGACGCAGTAGACCTGATCGTCGCTGAGCGACCAGACATCCGTGTCGGAGTGGGTGAAATGCGTCACCTCGAAGCCGCCGTCCCCGGGCGTCATGCGGTAGAGCCCCTCGCCCTTGGTGCCGACCCAGATGTTGCCCGAGGAGTCCTCCTTCAGGGCGTAGATCATGCCCGTACCCCGGCGGCCCTGCGCAGGCAGCGTGTAGACGGGTTTGTTCGCGGCGTCGAAAGCGATCAGCTCGCCGTCGCGCGTGCCGACCCACATCCGGCCCCGGCTGTCGGTCATCAGCGCGCGGATCTCGCCCGAAAGCGGATTCGGGGATTTCGAGTCGAGGGTGAAGACCTCGGCGGGCTGGCGCAGGATCACCGCCTTGCGCAGCCCGCGTTCGTGGTAAGTCGAGAGCCACAGCACGTCGTCGTGCACGTCGAAGCGTACGACGGCGTTGGTCATCTGGCAGTTGGGCTGCCGGGGATCGTTGTAGAAGGGTTCGACCTCGTCGCGCTCGCGGTCGTAGTAGCCGAATCCCCAGTTGTTCATCTTGATCCACAGCAGTCCGCCGCCCTCGGCGATCTTGGTCAGGGTGTCGATGTTGTAGGAAACGGTGTAGGGCTGCTGTTCGAAATGCTTGTAGTCGTCCGTCGCGGGGTTGTAGCGCGTGATTCCCGTCTCGGCGGAGGTCACCCACACGATGCCGTGCGAGTCGGCGGCGAGATCGCGGATGCGGCGCGGACGGGCGCCTTTGGGATTCAGCCGCGCCAGCCGGTCGCCCGACACGCGGTAGAGCTCCCCCGAACGGCTGCCGGCATAGACCGTCCGGCGCACCGAATCGGCGACGATGGCCGTGAGCGGAGCGCCGCCGCCCGGCAGACGGGTGAGCGTGCCGTCCCTGCGCCCGGTGCGGACCACCTCGTCCGCCGTGGCGCAGTAGACGTATTCGGCATCGGCCGTGAAAGAGAAGGCCGGAGAGGCCGTTTCGCAAAGCGTGCGGGCCGTCCGCTCCCCCGCATCGACGCGGTTCAGCCGGCCGTCGGCAGCGGCGATCCACGCATCGCCCCCGTCATCGACATACATCGCCGTCACGTCGCCGCCCAGCGCCGGGGCGTCGAAAAAGGCGTCGATACGCACGGGCGAGGCGTCGTCGGCGTCGCTGAAACGCGCCACGCCCAACCCGGCGATGGCCACCCACGTATTGCCGCGGCCGTCGTGCAGGCAGTGCGTCATGCGGTAGTGCTGCGAATCGACGCCCCCGACGAGCGACACCACGTCCTCGAACTGCTCGGTATAACGGTTCAGGCGGTAGACGTGGAAATTATAGGTCGTGAACCAGAGATGTCCGTTCGAATCCTCGCTCACGGAGATGAAGCGGTGGTGCGACAGAGGCGAGAAATCGCCCGGCGTGGTGCTGAAATTCTTGAATGTGTATCCGTCGAAGCGGCTGACGCCGTACCACGTGCAGACCCACACGAAGCCGCGCGAATCGGTGTAGATGTCGGCGATACGGTCGTGCGTCATTCCGTCCAGCGTGGAATAGGTCTGGAAAAGGCATTGCGGAGGCGTCGCCCGGGCGAACGGGACGGCGGCGGTCAGCAAAAGGGTCAGCAATAGTCGTTTCATGGTCATTCAGCGAATCCGGTCTTTCACAATATACGAAAAAAATCGGATTCCAAACTATTTTTCAAAGGCTGCAAGCACCTGCCGGGCCTCTTTTTCGGTGAGCTGCCGCGACCATCCGACGCGGCTGCGGGGTGCGGCGCCGGGACCCTCGGAAGCATATTCGGCATAAAAGACCGTTTTCCGCGCATGCGGTTTCGACCAGTCGTGCCACCCTTCGGGCAGGATATGCGCACCCATTTCGCAGCCGATGAAGACCGTCTGCGCATGATCGCGCCACGGACGCCCCAGCCAGCAGCGCGTGACGCCCCCGGCGGCGGTCAGGCGGCACCCCTCGAAGATCAGCCCGCAAGCCTGTCCCCGGCAGGTCGAGGCCGCCGTGATGTAGGAATCGGCTTTCGAACGGATTTCGCAGCGGCGGAACAACGCCGCAGCCGAGCCGAAGATGAAATCGGTCGTCCCCTCGACGTAGCAGTCGTCGAAACGGATGCGGGCATTCTCCGCAACGCTCTCCCCGTCGCGGTTACCGACGCCGTAGAGGTAGAGCGTGTCCTGATTGCCCAGGAAACGGCAGCCGATGAAGTGCAGACCGGTGCCGAGGCACTGCACGGCGACCGCCTGCCCCACTCTTCCGGCAGTGTTTTCGAACGCAATGTTCCGCACCGTCCAGCCGTCGCCGCCGAAATAGACGGTCGAGGAGCCCGAAGTGCCCAGCGGCCGCCCGGTGGGTCCGGTCTTCGCGGCGTAATCGTCCCATGTGAGTTTCACCTCGCCTCGGCCCTCCAGCATGACATTGCGCTTGGTGGCGGGGACGACGATCTTCTCGCGGTAAGTGCCTTCGCAGACCAGAATGCGGGTCGTGTCGCGGCAAAAGTCGGGAACGGCGGCCACGGCCTCCGCCAGCGAGAGAAAATCCCCCGAGCCGTCCTGCGCCACCACGAAATCGGAGGGTTTCAGCCGACGGCCCAGTTCGGGAATCAGTTCCGGAAGCTGTGCGGCGATCATCCGCGCCACGGCGCGGGCGCCGCGGGCGTTGAAATGGGTGTCGTCCTGCCGCCCGTCGGGCCA of the Alistipes senegalensis JC50 genome contains:
- a CDS encoding two-component regulator propeller domain-containing protein, producing the protein MKRLLLTLLLTAAVPFARATPPQCLFQTYSTLDGMTHDRIADIYTDSRGFVWVCTWYGVSRFDGYTFKNFSTTPGDFSPLSHHRFISVSEDSNGHLWFTTYNFHVYRLNRYTEQFEDVVSLVGGVDSQHYRMTHCLHDGRGNTWVAIAGLGVARFSDADDASPVRIDAFFDAPALGGDVTAMYVDDGGDAWIAAADGRLNRVDAGERTARTLCETASPAFSFTADAEYVYCATADEVVRTGRRDGTLTRLPGGGAPLTAIVADSVRRTVYAGSRSGELYRVSGDRLARLNPKGARPRRIRDLAADSHGIVWVTSAETGITRYNPATDDYKHFEQQPYTVSYNIDTLTKIAEGGGLLWIKMNNWGFGYYDRERDEVEPFYNDPRQPNCQMTNAVVRFDVHDDVLWLSTYHERGLRKAVILRQPAEVFTLDSKSPNPLSGEIRALMTDSRGRMWVGTRDGELIAFDAANKPVYTLPAQGRRGTGMIYALKEDSSGNIWVGTKGEGLYRMTPGDGGFEVTHFTHSDTDVWSLSDDQVYCVEEDGAGRIWVATYGGGINLLEDPAGHCFVHAGNLMTHYPLDEAGRVRWLLYDRPDRMFAATVDGLLVFDPGASAKLMRFRLVQKIPGDVESLGNNDIIQMLRDSEGRIWLATFGGGLNLISGYDGEGMPRFRCYDKTAGLAGNICMALTEDRQGDLWVSTHNAVSRFDPRRGIFSNYYLYDNMRNAVFSEATALTAPQGDVLFGSGRHLYRFDPDEVRAAKIDYELRFTGLDVRNKPVAAGRRSPLAESVTEADRIVLPYNFSNFRMEFASLNFAIQHIVGYMYKLEGYDQDWNISGNTNRATYSNVPIGRYTLHVKAFVGNADAAGEGITIGVEVLPPPWLTWWAKTLYVLLALAVAAVAFRIAGSVIRIRREASVEQNMTDLKLRFFTNISHELRTPLTLILGGIEDARKHDELSPRGESSLTLAHRNAKRMLTLINQLLDFRKIVKDKMELKISRVDLVPLVEDAIDDFRELAAERRIELLFTVSRRSVLVWVDIERMESVVYNLLSNALKFTPNGGRIEAILSLREEEECVLLTVRDTGIGIPKDKQGMIFERFAQASRAVDSNMKGSGIGLSLCRDIVALHHGEISVESRPGEGSAFTVKLCLGNAHFGMEQIDFSGAGTGDRRNDYMVSDFTPADSQRRNDVQPPKDAQKILLVEDNRELRIFMYNSLIDTYHVVEADDGVEALEKIRSEMPDIVVTDLMMPRMDGIELIDKVRHDFTMSHIPIVMLTARHSPDDRVKAMEFGADGYITKPFSIELLLARIDNLLTQRRKLFEKFSSQSARNKIAELVVEDVVVTDRDEEFMKNVMAWLGENVENSELTIDQLASHLGLGRTTMYNKLKSLTGKSPVELIKEYRITKSKLLLRTGQFSVSEVAYKVGFSDPGYFSRCFREQYHMSPAEYLKTHNLKENQETKTA
- a CDS encoding pectinesterase family protein: MKRAFLLTICLLLAFAACGGNLRIHLIGDSTCATKELSKQNPERGWGQLFQPLFDGSVTIRNHAVNGRSTKSFRDEGRWQRVCDELRPGDYVFIQFGHNDQKQADSTRYASPEQYAANLRRYADETRARGAVPVLLAPVVRRRFTDGVPDDTHAPYAAVVRRVAAEADAVLIDAERLTREWVSQLGDEASKACYMWVAPGTNPRWPDGRQDDTHFNARGARAVARMIAAQLPELIPELGRRLKPSDFVVAQDGSGDFLSLAEAVAAVPDFCRDTTRILVCEGTYREKIVVPATKRNVMLEGRGEVKLTWDDYAAKTGPTGRPLGTSGSSTVYFGGDGWTVRNIAFENTAGRVGQAVAVQCLGTGLHFIGCRFLGNQDTLYLYGVGNRDGESVAENARIRFDDCYVEGTTDFIFGSAAALFRRCEIRSKADSYITAASTCRGQACGLIFEGCRLTAAGGVTRCWLGRPWRDHAQTVFIGCEMGAHILPEGWHDWSKPHARKTVFYAEYASEGPGAAPRSRVGWSRQLTEKEARQVLAAFEK